From Styela clava chromosome 6, kaStyClav1.hap1.2, whole genome shotgun sequence, one genomic window encodes:
- the LOC120332045 gene encoding uncharacterized protein LOC120332045, producing the protein MKKTGLQMLKTFLLLALTRGLLAEKISVCSQPIRSIGYTGYNVVSISWILTNQNCKFQNQVLLLKLAEMGLRDSGYYQCRGYLTISDYRGSRNICKSHKNDCFAFYPENSTFVDVSIANDCTNVIWTKMKNILPITVKYFTESRASNNRQQFEMEIIYQPLIPTTKETIQKTTPSIPEQPISTTTQHSTVLSGITDQDQAVSSDYKLAIIFGVLLFIVLVVLFVVIVRYRMKIGNQLQTPQHMPSPTVEAANTSHGNECEPVYSVIKASDARSEQEVVVNELYNL; encoded by the exons atgaagaaaaccgGATTACAAATGCTTAAAACGTTTCTTCTTCTAG cGTTGACACGCGGACTTCTTGCAGAAAAAATAAGTGTATGCTCACAACCAATCAGATCTATCGGATATACTGGATACAACGTAGTCAGCATTAGTTGGATTCTGACTaatcaaaattgtaaatttcaaaACCAGGTTTTACTCTTGAAATTGGCGGAGATGGGTCTTAGAGATAGTGGGTACTATCAATGCCGCGGATATCTAACCATTTCAG ATTATCGTGGAAGCAGGAACATTTGCAAATCCCATAAAAACGACTGCTTCGCCTTTTATCCCGAAAACTCTACCTTTGTCGACGTTTCCATTGCCAATGATTGCACCAACGTAATATGGACCAAAATGAAGAATATTTTACCGATTACTGTGAAGTATTTTACAGAATCACGAGCTTCGAACAATCGGCAACAATTTGAAATGGAAATTATCTACCAGCCATTAATACCAACAA CAAaagaaacaatacaaaaaactaCACCATCTATACCGGAACAGCCGATTTCAACGACTACTCAACACTCGACCGTTTTATCTGGCATTACTGATCAAGATCAAGCAGTGTCTTCGGACTACAAACTTGCAATAATTTTCGGAGTTCTACTGTTCATCGTTTTGGTCGTTCTCTTTGTGGTGATTGTCAG ATATCGAATGAAGATTGGTAACCAGTTACAAACACCCCAACACATGCCTTCTCCAACTGTGGAAGCCGCGAATACAAGCCATGGAAATGAATGCGAACCTGTATACAGCGTTATTAAGGCATCTGATGCTAGATCCGAGCAAGAAGTTGTTGTCAACGAACTTTATAATTTGTGA
- the LOC144424248 gene encoding uncharacterized protein LOC144424248: MISFADDKATTAQQISTIVQSVSTAAQPVPTTVELISTTTQQSTVLSSISEQVQAVFIDCTLAILFGILLFIVLIVLFVVIARYRKKIGYQQQTSQGPQHRPSSNVDDANTSESLYSVINKASNAISEQEVVISELYNL; the protein is encoded by the exons ATGATTTCATTTGCAGATGACAAGGCCACAACTGCACAGCAGATTTCAACAATCGTACAGTCGGTTTCAACAGCTGCACAGCCGGTTCCAACAACAGTAGAGCTGATATCAACAACTACTCAGCAATCCACCGTTCTGTCAAGCATTTCTGAACAAGTTCAAGCAGTATTCATTGACTGCACACTTGCAATACTTTTTGGGATTCTACTATTCATCGTCTTGATCGTTCTTTTTGTGGTGATTGCCAG ATATCGAAAGAAAATCGGTTACCAGCAACAAACGTCCCAAGGTCCGCAACATCGGCCTTCTTCGAATGTGGATGACGCGAATACAAGCGAATCGTTATACAGCGTCATTAACAAGGCATCTAATGCCATATCCGAGCAAGAAGTTGTTATTAGCGAGCTTTATAATTTGTAA